Within the Thalassotalea ponticola genome, the region AAATACTGATACCGGCCATACCCACTCCAGAAAATCTTTATATCTAGTACAAGTTTGTGCCATATCATACCAATTTACAAACGGATATGCCTAGTGATTTCCTCGTTATACGATAATTATTTATTTGATATCTCTTAGTTTTTTAACTATTTGTTAAACTAAGGTGGCGTTGTTCTAACGGCTATTTTTACCGACTAAGTTTATGAGAATAAAGGGTAAATGAAAATCATCTGCATTGGCATGGCCATGCTGTTTGGGTGCTATACAAGCTTCGCAGTGTCAGCTGAAGAGGAGGAGCAGGAGTACGCCGAATATATGATTGTTCACCCCAAGCCAGAGGATGATTGGTTATTCGGTTTTCACTCAACCATTAGTGATTCTTTTTACGGCACCGCCAAGTGGTTTGACAGTTTTTTTGCCACCGATGAAGACGATGACATCACGCCTACCTCATTAGCTCGTATTCGCCTTGGTTATGAACCTAGAGCACGAGATTTTGCTGTGTTTACCCAAAAATTTAAGTTGCGGGTGAAGCTTCCCAATTTAGAAGATCGCGTTGATTTATTGCTGTCAGATGAAGATGACGATAGTCGCACCTCAACTAAAGACGAAGCAGATCGCCTGTCACGAGTAAACCGAGAAGAGGCGTTTACGGCATCGCTGAGGGTGGTAAATGTAGACAATCTAGGCGAATTTATCGACTCTCGCGTAGGTATATCGGGGGGCGATATTTTTGTTAAAGGGCGGATGAAGTTACAGTACGAGCTCGCCGAAAAACACCGTTTTGAACTAGAGCCATCGATATATTACTACCTCGACGACGGCCTTGGCGCGCGCCTGTTTATGGAATACGAATTTAACTATTCTGAAAAGCAACAATTTCGAGTCAATTACAGTATGCGTGGCTCAGAATCTTTTCACGGTTACCGCTGGCGTCATGGCTATTTTTATTTGCATCAAATCGATCGCTTTAGAGCGACCAGCTTGGGAGTCGAAATATATGGCGAGGACAACGGTGACGACGATTTTTTTATCGACAACACAGTGCTAAATTATCGGTTTCGGGTTAATGCCTATCGGCGCTGGCTGTATTTTGAAATTGAACCCTTTATTGAGTGGCCGTATGACAACGATCACAAACCAACGCCAGGCATTGCTTTGCGCGTTGAAGGCTATTTTGAAAAATCACAACGTTAACCGCTTATCCCGCGCCGCGCAGTGAGCCAACGAGTAATAAGGCGCTTAATACGCCAGTGATGGTGGCCGCAACGGGCGCATTAAATACTGCCAAAATACCACTAGTGATCAATAGCGAGCTACCCGTTATGGTTAACCTCAAACGCTTAAATTGCTGCTCTTGGCGGCGTTGCATATCAGCCAACAGCTGCTGTTGCTGTTCCGCATTTTTGTGGCCGGACTGTAGGTATTGATAGACTAAGTTGGGCAGTTCAGGCATTTTCTCAGCCCAATAAGGCAAGTTGTCTTTGATCGCGTCAAATAACGCTTTGGGGCCCATTTGTTGCTTAACCCAATCTTCTAAAAACGGTTTGGCGGTTTTCCACAGATCCAGCTGTGGATACAACTGTCGGCCGAGACCCTCAATATACAGTAAGGTCTTTTGCAGCAACACTAATTGCGGTTGTACTTCCATATTGAAACGGCGGGCAGTGTTAAACAAATTGACCAGCACTTGACCAAATGAAATCTCGGCCAGCGGTTTTTCGAAAATGGGCTCGCATACGGTGCGAATAGCAAATTCAAATTCATCAACACTGGTGTCTCTGGGCACCCATCCAGAGTCGACATGTAGTTGCGCTACTTTGTGATAATCGCGATTAAAAAAGGCGACGAAATTTTCTGCTAAATAGCGCTTGTCTTCTTTGTTCAAGGTACCAACAATGCCGCAATCTATAGCAATCCAAGTGGGGTCGTTAACATCGGTAACGTCAACAAACACGTTACCTGGATGCATGTCCGCATGAAAAAAGCTATCGCGAAACACTTGCGTAAAAAATACTTCCACGCCGCGTTCAGCGAGTAGTGGCATGTTGACATTGAGTTGCTTTAATCGCTCAACTTCGCCAACGCCGACGCCGTAAATACGCTCCATAACCATGACGTTTTTATGGCAAAATTCACTGTAAACCTCAGGTACATAGAGAATTTTGTCACCGTCAAAATTGCGTTTTAACTGAATGGCGTTGGCCGCTTCTCGCAGTAAATCCAATTCGTCCAATATCGTCCGTTTGTATTCGTTTACTACTTCGACGGGGCGAAGGCGCTTACCTTCAGTGTAAAACCGGCTCAGCAGGCGCGCAAAGGTGTGCATCACTTGGATGTCGGCGTGAATGGTTTTTTCGATATTCGGTCGGATAACTTTGATCACCACGTCGTGCTCTTTGCCATCAATCGACAGCGTCGCAGCGTGAACTTGAGCAATCGATGCCGACGCAAGCGGGTTTGCTTCAAAATGGCTAAAGTGCTGGTTAAATTTTTGTTCACCAATGGCATCGACAATAATACCTTTTGCGGTATCGCGGTCAAACGCGTTGACATTGTCCTGCAACAAGGCCAATTCAGCGGCAAATGCTTGCGACAGCAAATCGCGCCGTGTTGACAGCATTTGTCCAAACTTAATAAATACCGGTCCTAAGCTTTCAACAGCCAAGCGAAAGCGTTGTTCAATTGGTTTGTCTTTGTGTTTATTGCGCAACCAAAACAAGCTCGTTCGAGCGATTTTTGCTGCCAGTGGTAGGCGCTCTCGCGGGATGAGTTCATCAAGACCGTAGTTGAGAAAGGTTTTGACGATTTGATAAAGGCGTTTGCTGCGCACGAAATATCCTACCTTATTGTTTTATTAGCCGGTTGGCAGCGTTTTGCACGCGTTGCGCTAATTGCGCTGTTTGCTGTTGCAGTTGCGTTACTTGTTGGTTGAAATAGGCAACGTCACTGGTACTGACCACCAGTTTTGCTTCGTGCAATAAAAACTCACTGGCGTCTTCACTGATTTGCTGTTTGGCAAAGTGTAATTTGCTCGCCAACCAGTTGACTAATTTCACCGTTTGATGGGTTGGCACGTCACCAATATAAACGGCCAGTTTTGATTGCCAATCGAGCGATAGCGAATCCTTTATGCTGGCAAATTGTTGCGCCACTTTAACGTCGCCAATAATATCGAGCTCTCCCGATTTTATTAGCGAGGTTAACAACTCTAAATTTTTTAGCTTAGCCAAGGTTTGCATATTGGTGGCAATGAGACAGTCATCGTTGAGTTTGTTGGCGATAACACTAATATGGCCTTGGCTGACGTGAAACGTCAATGGAAAGCCAATTTCATTGACTAACAGCGTCAGTGAGCGATTGTCTAAGGCCGATAACTGGTTAACGACCAATGGCTCATCAGCGAGAACCGCATTGACAAGGCGCTCTAATAAAGCAGTTGCCGCTTGCTTGGGCATCAGTTGGTCTAATCGGCTGTTAGTCGCAGGGGACGCCATTAGAACTTGTAACCCTTGTGCAATGCGACGATACCACCGGTTAAATTGTGGTAACTAGTCTGTTCAAAGCCGGCATCACCCATCATTTGTTTTAGTGTTTCTTGATCGGGGTGCATGCGAATCGATTCAGCGAGGTATTGGTAGCTATCACCGTCTTTAGCGACGAGTTCACCCATTTTGGGTAAGATATTGAACGAGTAAAAATCATAGGCTTTACTCAGCAGTTCTTGCTCGGGCTTAGAGAACTCAAGTACCAACAAGCGACCACCGGGTTTTAATACGCGATAAATTGACGCCAGCGCCTTGTCTTTGTTGGTGACATTGCGCAAGCCAAACGCAATGGTGACAATATCAAACGTATTATCGTCAAACGGCAGAGCCTCGGCATTTGCTTGAACGTAATCAACGTTGCCAACCACGCCGCGGTCGCGCAGCTTATCACGGCCTACCTGCAACATCGATGAATTGATATCCGCTAAAATAACCTTACCCGTTGGTCCGGTCAGTTTGGAAAACTTGGCGGTTAAGTCGCCTGTGCCACCGGCTAAATCTAAAATTTGATTACCGGGGCGCACACCGCTGGCATCAATAGTAAAGCGTTTCCACAGACGGTGAATGCCCAACGACATTAAATCGTTCATCACATCATACTGTTTTGCTACCGAATGAAATACTCCGGCAACCAAGGATTCTTTGTCGTCGGTATTAACGGTCTTGTAACCAAAATGGGTGGTGTCTTTATTGTCGTTGCTCATGAAAAACGCTTAGCTCTGGCAAATTACAGGTATAGTGTTAGTGTAAAGGATAATTGTGGGCAGGGAAAATGGTTTTAACAATTAATCACCGGGCAATAACATCGACACGTTCTAGGCATTAGAATACTTTTCTTTTTGTGCTAGCCAGCGATTTATCAGGCGTTGGGCTAATTCTGGGTATTGACGCCACAACAGATACGCTTGCTGTTGTATTTCTGGAATTAAGTCGCCGTCGCGAACTAAATCGGCAATTTTCAACTCGGCTAACCCGGTTTGGCGCGTACCCAGTAGCTCGCCGGGTCCGCGAATTTCTAAGTCTTGCTGTGCCAAGTAAAAGCCATCGTTGGATTCGCGCAAGACACTGAGGCGCTTGGT harbors:
- the ubiE gene encoding bifunctional demethylmenaquinone methyltransferase/2-methoxy-6-polyprenyl-1,4-benzoquinol methylase UbiE, which encodes MSNDNKDTTHFGYKTVNTDDKESLVAGVFHSVAKQYDVMNDLMSLGIHRLWKRFTIDASGVRPGNQILDLAGGTGDLTAKFSKLTGPTGKVILADINSSMLQVGRDKLRDRGVVGNVDYVQANAEALPFDDNTFDIVTIAFGLRNVTNKDKALASIYRVLKPGGRLLVLEFSKPEQELLSKAYDFYSFNILPKMGELVAKDGDSYQYLAESIRMHPDQETLKQMMGDAGFEQTSYHNLTGGIVALHKGYKF
- the ubiB gene encoding ubiquinone biosynthesis regulatory protein kinase UbiB encodes the protein MRSKRLYQIVKTFLNYGLDELIPRERLPLAAKIARTSLFWLRNKHKDKPIEQRFRLAVESLGPVFIKFGQMLSTRRDLLSQAFAAELALLQDNVNAFDRDTAKGIIVDAIGEQKFNQHFSHFEANPLASASIAQVHAATLSIDGKEHDVVIKVIRPNIEKTIHADIQVMHTFARLLSRFYTEGKRLRPVEVVNEYKRTILDELDLLREAANAIQLKRNFDGDKILYVPEVYSEFCHKNVMVMERIYGVGVGEVERLKQLNVNMPLLAERGVEVFFTQVFRDSFFHADMHPGNVFVDVTDVNDPTWIAIDCGIVGTLNKEDKRYLAENFVAFFNRDYHKVAQLHVDSGWVPRDTSVDEFEFAIRTVCEPIFEKPLAEISFGQVLVNLFNTARRFNMEVQPQLVLLQKTLLYIEGLGRQLYPQLDLWKTAKPFLEDWVKQQMGPKALFDAIKDNLPYWAEKMPELPNLVYQYLQSGHKNAEQQQQLLADMQRRQEQQFKRLRLTITGSSLLITSGILAVFNAPVAATITGVLSALLLVGSLRGAG
- a CDS encoding SCP2 domain-containing protein, whose protein sequence is MASPATNSRLDQLMPKQAATALLERLVNAVLADEPLVVNQLSALDNRSLTLLVNEIGFPLTFHVSQGHISVIANKLNDDCLIATNMQTLAKLKNLELLTSLIKSGELDIIGDVKVAQQFASIKDSLSLDWQSKLAVYIGDVPTHQTVKLVNWLASKLHFAKQQISEDASEFLLHEAKLVVSTSDVAYFNQQVTQLQQQTAQLAQRVQNAANRLIKQ